One window of Bacillus sp. THAF10 genomic DNA carries:
- a CDS encoding dicarboxylate/amino acid:cation symporter, with protein sequence MTLTKKIIIGLILGILVGLALNLYAPSLFDPLDKYLFQPLGKIFLNLITMLVVPIVLISITLGVVGLGDTKKLGTIGLKTILFFLITTCIAITIGLSLASVIQPGFAGDFESMMVDELADDQKPEDAPPVMETLLNIVPTNPIKAMAEGEMLQIITFSILLGFAINALGEKAGRVKTLLEQANEIVMLLVHIVIKTAPYGAFGLIASAVGGLGIDAIKAMSAYFGVVLLALVIHFIVTYGTAILLLGKTNPITFFKRFIPAMSVAFSTSSSNATLPMSMDVAQENLGVPKRISSFVQPLGATINMDGTAIMQGVATVFIAQVYGIDLSLTQLLTVVGLAVVASIGTAGVPGVGFILLAMVLKQVGLPVEGIALILGIDRLLDMTRTAVNITGDAACAYIVARSEDGEVIMPEKQKI encoded by the coding sequence ATGACTTTAACAAAAAAGATCATCATTGGTCTAATTTTAGGTATTTTAGTTGGTCTTGCCTTAAATCTTTATGCTCCATCTTTATTCGACCCATTAGACAAATACTTATTCCAGCCTCTTGGAAAGATATTCTTAAATCTAATAACCATGCTAGTGGTTCCAATCGTATTAATTTCTATCACTCTTGGTGTGGTTGGTCTTGGTGATACAAAAAAACTAGGAACAATTGGTCTTAAAACAATTTTATTCTTCTTAATTACGACATGTATTGCCATTACTATTGGGCTATCGCTAGCTTCTGTAATTCAACCAGGATTTGCTGGTGATTTTGAAAGCATGATGGTTGATGAGCTAGCTGATGACCAAAAGCCAGAAGATGCTCCTCCTGTTATGGAAACACTATTGAATATTGTCCCTACTAACCCGATAAAAGCAATGGCAGAGGGAGAAATGCTGCAAATTATTACGTTCTCTATCCTGCTCGGGTTTGCGATTAATGCTTTAGGCGAAAAAGCAGGAAGAGTGAAAACATTATTAGAACAAGCAAATGAAATTGTTATGCTCCTCGTTCATATCGTCATAAAGACTGCACCATATGGGGCATTCGGATTGATTGCATCTGCAGTAGGCGGATTAGGTATCGATGCTATTAAAGCGATGAGTGCTTATTTTGGTGTCGTATTATTAGCCTTAGTTATTCATTTCATCGTTACGTATGGTACTGCAATTTTATTATTAGGTAAAACAAACCCAATTACCTTCTTTAAACGATTCATTCCTGCTATGAGTGTCGCTTTTAGTACCTCAAGTAGTAACGCAACTTTGCCAATGTCAATGGATGTAGCACAAGAAAATCTTGGCGTACCAAAACGAATCAGTAGTTTTGTTCAGCCACTTGGCGCTACGATCAATATGGACGGAACAGCTATCATGCAGGGGGTAGCAACCGTGTTTATTGCCCAAGTTTATGGTATTGACTTATCCTTAACCCAGCTTCTTACCGTTGTTGGACTTGCAGTAGTTGCTAGTATAGGAACTGCGGGTGTCCCTGGTGTAGGCTTTATCTTACTTGCGATGGTATTAAAACAAGTCGGTTTACCTGTTGAGGGAATCGCTTTAATTCTTGGTATTGACAGACTTCTAGATATGACAAGAACTGCTGTGAATATTACAGGTGATGCCGCTTGTGCGTATATCGTTGCAAGATCTGAAGACGGAGAAGTGATTATGCCAGAAAAGCAAAAAATTTAA
- a CDS encoding multidrug efflux SMR transporter, whose product MAWLFLMLAGCCEIGAVLSLKLTDGFKRLKPTISFAVIGMLSFYFLSLALKEIPMGTAYAVWTGIGSAGSVLLGMIFFQESRDRVRLILLSCIIIGVVGLKITQ is encoded by the coding sequence ATGGCATGGTTGTTTCTTATGCTTGCAGGATGTTGTGAAATAGGAGCTGTCCTTTCCTTGAAATTAACAGATGGTTTTAAGCGACTGAAACCGACTATTTCCTTCGCTGTTATTGGAATGCTTAGCTTTTACTTTCTCTCACTAGCCTTAAAAGAAATACCTATGGGCACGGCTTATGCAGTATGGACTGGCATTGGCTCAGCTGGAAGTGTATTGCTTGGAATGATTTTCTTTCAAGAATCAAGGGATCGAGTAAGGCTTATCCTACTTTCTTGTATCATTATAGGTGTAGTTGGATTAAAAATTACCCAATAA
- a CDS encoding multidrug efflux SMR transporter, protein MQWIYIFIAGVLEIVWVLGLRFSNGFTVLVPSIITVVTLAISFYLFSKSLKYIPIGTAYAIFTGFGAAGTALVGILFFHESTSFSKLFFIGLMLAGIIGLKITTPDEKNVEEEGN, encoded by the coding sequence ATGCAATGGATATACATCTTTATTGCCGGGGTTTTAGAAATAGTTTGGGTACTGGGGCTAAGGTTTTCAAATGGATTTACTGTCCTAGTGCCAAGTATCATAACAGTTGTTACACTTGCCATAAGCTTTTACTTGTTTTCTAAATCGTTAAAATATATACCAATTGGAACAGCTTATGCTATTTTTACAGGCTTTGGTGCGGCAGGCACAGCTTTAGTTGGAATATTATTTTTTCACGAATCAACCAGCTTCTCCAAGCTGTTTTTTATTGGACTCATGCTAGCTGGAATTATCGGATTAAAAATCACTACTCCTGATGAAAAAAACGTAGAAGAGGAGGGGAATTAA
- a CDS encoding universal stress protein: MLNFSNILVAYDGSTSSMKAVKMGIEMKKQSNAALTILHVLEETTGYIPVQSTRPDTVPTGGMGSVDGLNIYTHNARDDAYREQKVAVQNATTEESINEVHSLLAQERVNAAVEVLHGDPAKTICNFAEEQATDLVIIGSRGLGGLKKLILGSVSDKVTNTANCPVLVAK; the protein is encoded by the coding sequence ATGTTAAATTTTTCAAACATCTTAGTTGCTTACGATGGTTCGACAAGCAGTATGAAGGCAGTAAAGATGGGGATTGAAATGAAAAAGCAGTCTAATGCAGCGCTCACCATTTTGCATGTGCTAGAAGAGACTACTGGTTATATCCCAGTTCAGAGCACTAGACCGGATACGGTGCCAACTGGTGGAATGGGAAGTGTGGACGGGTTGAACATTTACACCCATAACGCTAGGGATGACGCTTATAGAGAACAAAAAGTTGCTGTCCAGAACGCTACAACAGAAGAATCAATAAATGAAGTGCATTCCTTACTCGCACAAGAGCGAGTGAATGCAGCGGTTGAGGTTCTCCATGGAGATCCTGCAAAAACCATCTGCAATTTTGCAGAGGAGCAAGCAACAGATTTAGTGATCATTGGTAGCAGAGGCTTGGGTGGTTTAAAAAAATTAATCCTTGGCAGTGTAAGTGATAAAGTGACCAATACTGCTAACTGTCCAGTGTTGGTTGCAAAATAA
- a CDS encoding transglycosylase domain-containing protein — protein MAERVGRRKRKVSIRALLLIAGLFALIILIGMQLYINSRDVSALTDPLPQSSVIYDRHGEIASRVTSNQIEGVSSEEIPDVMKQAVVAVEDQRFYEHDGFDFVGTVRALTTNVKSGGYVQGGSTITQQLSKNVFLSHDKTLKRKADEFFLAKKVEKTYSKDQIISLYLNQIYFGEGAWGIKRAAAVYFAKDPQDLSLSEAATLAGIIKAPSALSPLNNEERAIQRRNLVLSLMHKQGFITAEQVEEAKQDELKLETRNVDPYRAKYPSFTDYIIEEAERMYGISESELLAGGYRVYTTLEPKVQEALEKVYANPDNFPAGSSGEVAQSSGVLLDPKTGGILGMIGGRDYKFRDFNRSSRLKKPPGSTAKPLLVYTPALEEGYDIFDMLNDSPTEFEGGYSPQNHTKDFRGKVSMYDAVINSYNVPAVSLLNEIGIQKGMDAAKKLYLPVDEKEHRTLGNLALGGFYGASPKQMAEAYSVYANNGEIIESHAIVKIEKVTGEEVAAFEEEKERVFSKEAVEKMTFMLKGVVEEGSGKNAKIDGREVAGKTGSTQTTDNNDGATSNQWFVGFTPQIVGAFWIGFDKESEENVLPIISGAGSPSAKVFQQVVSEALEGEPVETFKLPESLAKKKAQEKDKEKKKQQEAQAREREAKKKEEKKREDKKKKEKKKREKKKDRDDDDDDEDDDDDD, from the coding sequence ATGGCGGAAAGAGTTGGAAGACGCAAACGAAAAGTAAGTATACGAGCATTACTTCTTATTGCAGGATTATTTGCCTTGATCATATTAATCGGCATGCAATTATATATAAATTCAAGAGATGTCAGTGCATTAACGGACCCGCTCCCTCAATCCTCCGTCATCTATGATCGACATGGAGAGATTGCGAGCAGAGTAACTTCCAATCAAATTGAAGGAGTGTCATCAGAGGAGATCCCGGATGTGATGAAGCAAGCTGTCGTGGCTGTGGAAGACCAACGCTTTTATGAGCATGATGGTTTTGACTTTGTTGGCACCGTTAGAGCACTAACTACAAATGTGAAGTCAGGTGGATATGTGCAGGGTGGAAGTACCATCACACAACAATTGTCAAAAAATGTATTTTTGTCTCATGATAAAACGTTAAAACGAAAAGCTGATGAATTCTTTTTAGCAAAAAAAGTAGAAAAAACATACTCTAAGGACCAAATCATTAGTTTGTATTTAAATCAGATCTATTTTGGCGAAGGGGCATGGGGAATTAAACGAGCGGCAGCTGTTTATTTTGCAAAAGATCCACAGGATTTATCACTATCTGAAGCAGCAACCTTAGCAGGCATTATCAAGGCTCCATCTGCCTTATCCCCGTTAAACAACGAGGAACGTGCCATTCAGCGTAGAAACTTAGTACTCTCCCTTATGCACAAACAAGGCTTTATCACAGCAGAGCAGGTAGAAGAAGCGAAACAGGATGAGTTAAAATTAGAAACAAGAAATGTCGATCCATACAGAGCTAAATATCCAAGTTTTACAGATTATATAATTGAAGAAGCGGAAAGAATGTATGGAATTAGTGAAAGTGAACTTTTGGCTGGAGGATACCGGGTTTACACCACCCTCGAGCCAAAAGTTCAGGAAGCGCTGGAAAAAGTATATGCCAATCCTGATAATTTTCCAGCAGGTTCCTCAGGAGAAGTGGCACAAAGCAGTGGCGTCCTGCTTGATCCTAAAACAGGGGGAATCCTAGGCATGATTGGTGGCAGGGATTATAAATTTAGAGACTTTAACCGGTCCTCCCGTCTTAAAAAGCCACCAGGCTCTACAGCCAAACCTCTGTTAGTTTATACCCCAGCTTTAGAAGAGGGGTATGACATTTTTGATATGCTCAATGATTCACCAACCGAGTTTGAAGGAGGATATTCTCCACAAAATCATACGAAGGATTTTCGAGGGAAAGTTAGCATGTATGATGCTGTAATCAACTCCTACAATGTCCCTGCCGTATCTCTACTTAACGAAATAGGTATTCAAAAGGGAATGGACGCAGCGAAAAAGCTGTACCTTCCTGTAGATGAAAAAGAACATCGTACACTTGGAAATCTTGCACTTGGCGGATTTTATGGCGCCTCTCCGAAACAAATGGCAGAAGCGTACTCTGTTTATGCAAACAATGGAGAGATCATAGAGTCACATGCCATTGTAAAAATAGAAAAAGTTACTGGTGAAGAAGTGGCAGCCTTTGAAGAAGAAAAAGAAAGAGTATTTTCTAAAGAAGCTGTTGAAAAAATGACGTTCATGCTCAAAGGTGTCGTCGAAGAAGGTAGCGGAAAGAACGCTAAGATTGACGGCCGTGAAGTGGCAGGAAAAACAGGCTCCACTCAAACAACGGATAATAACGACGGAGCAACCTCAAATCAATGGTTTGTCGGCTTTACTCCTCAAATTGTCGGGGCCTTCTGGATTGGATTTGATAAAGAATCCGAGGAAAATGTCCTCCCGATTATTTCAGGAGCAGGAAGTCCTTCTGCGAAAGTGTTTCAACAAGTGGTGAGTGAAGCACTAGAAGGAGAGCCAGTAGAAACCTTCAAACTTCCGGAAAGTCTTGCAAAAAAGAAAGCGCAGGAAAAGGATAAAGAAAAAAAGAAGCAACAAGAAGCTCAGGCTAGAGAAAGAGAAGCAAAGAAGAAGGAAGAAAAGAAACGCGAGGATAAAAAGAAAAAGGAAAAGAAAAAGCGTGAGAAAAAGAAAGACCGTGATGATGACGACGATGACGAAGATGATGACGATGACGATTGA
- a CDS encoding MFS transporter: MKNMLQIFKNKNYSLLFWSSFTSMMGSIIGIAALMLYLLDRYSEQPFYAALTELMYSLPTLAVFFLVGVLADRMNRQKIAIYSDYICAVLSLALMGAIYIDWMPLVFALLFLRSAVSKFFHPAQAAIIQGILSKDEYTVAAGLNQMTSSLFMLFGNALGIFIYWTVGLQGAIFVCFLTYMMSAFFIKACKLKEEVVLPNGSHSWNQLNVKFVANDFKAGMLYILKNPLLVYLIIGFFVFGIVNGGLSVMPAYILKYKLAPTDYEQIMMIMGVVFGISVMMGSVVASMMAKKLKLYQMVIIGLAISGAFVVASGYSPSIPYYLAFTGFIGLGLPFVNIGIGGWLPRIVDPKMMGRVQGWITPLMMLSQSITLGVIALTFQKMLTVEGLHVLVGGCLVFVGIFYMFTLPKHASKGEVEEAPGNLEKSASV; this comes from the coding sequence ATGAAAAATATGCTGCAAATTTTTAAAAACAAGAATTATAGTCTTTTATTCTGGTCATCTTTTACATCCATGATGGGAAGTATCATTGGGATTGCTGCCCTGATGTTGTATCTGTTAGATCGCTATTCAGAGCAGCCCTTTTACGCCGCTCTCACAGAATTAATGTATTCCTTACCTACTCTGGCAGTCTTTTTCCTAGTCGGAGTGCTTGCAGACAGAATGAATAGGCAGAAAATTGCTATCTACAGTGACTATATTTGCGCGGTGCTCTCCCTTGCCCTTATGGGAGCTATCTACATTGATTGGATGCCGCTTGTTTTCGCCCTCCTTTTCCTGAGAAGTGCAGTATCTAAATTCTTTCATCCTGCACAAGCAGCTATCATCCAAGGTATTCTTTCAAAGGATGAATACACCGTAGCGGCTGGACTAAACCAAATGACGAGCAGCTTGTTTATGTTATTTGGAAATGCACTAGGAATATTCATCTATTGGACAGTTGGCCTGCAAGGAGCGATCTTCGTTTGCTTTCTCACGTACATGATGAGCGCATTCTTTATTAAAGCCTGTAAGCTTAAAGAGGAAGTTGTTCTACCAAACGGAAGTCACAGCTGGAACCAATTAAATGTGAAATTTGTTGCCAATGATTTTAAGGCAGGTATGCTGTATATTTTAAAAAATCCTTTATTAGTTTATTTGATTATTGGCTTTTTCGTATTTGGAATTGTTAACGGAGGGTTATCCGTGATGCCAGCCTATATTTTAAAATACAAGCTTGCTCCGACAGATTATGAGCAAATCATGATGATCATGGGTGTTGTTTTTGGAATCAGCGTGATGATGGGAAGTGTTGTGGCATCCATGATGGCAAAAAAGTTAAAGCTTTATCAAATGGTGATAATAGGTTTAGCAATATCAGGGGCATTTGTGGTAGCAAGTGGATACAGTCCGTCCATTCCCTATTACCTCGCATTTACTGGGTTTATCGGCCTTGGTTTACCTTTTGTAAATATCGGGATTGGTGGCTGGCTTCCTAGAATAGTGGACCCAAAAATGATGGGGCGTGTTCAGGGCTGGATTACACCTCTGATGATGCTATCACAATCTATCACCCTTGGTGTTATCGCCTTAACTTTCCAAAAAATGCTCACAGTCGAAGGACTGCATGTACTTGTCGGAGGCTGCTTAGTATTTGTAGGGATTTTCTATATGTTCACCCTGCCAAAGCACGCATCAAAGGGCGAGGTAGAGGAAGCACCAGGTAACCTAGAGAAATCTGCTTCGGTGTAA